A single window of Halictus rubicundus isolate RS-2024b unplaced genomic scaffold, iyHalRubi1_principal scaffold0139, whole genome shotgun sequence DNA harbors:
- the LOC143363817 gene encoding radial spoke head protein 9 homolog codes for MECIKLLDSLDVLGEAGICVGTEHFQLLRNSLTILQKENHFRRCYYWGKIYGTRNDYHIAYGFERDCMDGQVYYYSTDCFDWFLLPNADKCAQFLTPLAINKFEGDPSVVTNAYNTNPPFPPNEDPKEYYEGPIPRELKEEDRLAATVYFIREDAALIPRGAWFKCPSGDVIENPGFEGLGPADCVLFKSFLHARPPQQKWNTNLLTRPDYNYATDFLDTIDLDVPQGGWSLQVLHEKNLVLLHSLYWPGMTFYHKMNRPHHGYLYFGHGKKNLDVVFMV; via the exons ATGGAATgtataaaattgctggatagtTTGGACGTCCTGGGCGAAGCTGGTATTTGCGTGGGAACCGAGCATTTCCAGTTGTTGCGTAATTCTCTAACGATACTGCAGAAAGAGAATCATTTCCGAAGATGTTATTACTGGGGAAAAATCTACGGGACTCGAAACGATTATCACATCGCTTACGGCTTCGAGAGGGATTGCATGGACGGGCAAGTTTATTATTACAG CACCGATTGTTTCGACTGGTTCCTTCTGCCGAACGCGGACAAATGCGCCCAATTTTTAACGCCGCTCGCGATCAACAAATTCGAGGGCGATCCGTCGGTAGTTACGAACGCGTACAACACGAACCCTCCGTTCCCGCCGAACGAGGATCCCAAGGAGTATTACGAG GGCCCTATACCGAGggaattaaaagaagaagacaGGCTCGCCGCTACGGTGTATTTCATTCGAGAAGACGCCGCGCTGATCCCGCGTGGTGCATGGTTCAAATGTCCGAGCGGCGACGTAATTGAAAATCCCGGTTTCGAAGGACTCGGTCCCGCGGACTGCGTCCTCTTCAAGTCCTTTCTGCACGCGCGTCCTCCGCAACAAAAATGGAACACCAATTTGTTGACCAGGCCTGATTACAATTACGCCACCGATTTTCTAGACACGATCGATCTGGATGTACCGCAAG GTGGTTGGAGCCTGCAAGTACTGCACGAAAAGAACTTGGTATTGTTGCACAGCTTGTATTGGCCTGGTATGACTTTCTATCATAAAATGAACAGACCGCATCACGGCTACCTGTATTTCGGCCACGGGAAAAAGAACTTGGACGTCGTGTTCATGGTTTGA